ATATCATCGTTGGTAGCTGCGGTTCCTTTATCAAAAGTGTTGGGATCAGCGGCGATTAATTCGTCAATAACATCCTGGGTCATCTCAATTAAGACATTACGGCTGGGATGATAATAGTGCGTGCTGGGTTGACTCAGGGATACCTCGGTATAATCAGGCTGAATATCAACCACGTCATAACTTATATCCTCGATATAGTTTTCAACATTGGTCATAATATTCTGAACGGTAGTCAGAGGCGGAGCCGCTCCCGCCATGATATCGCTGAGAGCGACTCTGACGACCAAAGTATTCTGGTCGCCAGTCGGAATCGGCGGTTCGGGAGTATCAGCTGAGGCAACCAAGGCATAGCCCTGCCCAGGATTTCCCTGATTCACCGTGGGTGCGTCGATTTGTATGGTATATTCGCCAACCGGTGGGTTGGTTAATAAAACCTGTTCAACATTGTTAACATCATCTGCCGTGCCGCCGGTAGTCGACTGACCAGCAGCAAAATCATTACCCAAATATGTAATACCCGTGGGATCTATTATAGTCAGGTTTAAATCATTCACATTAGGATTGGCACTTCCTGAGGATGCAGGCGGTTCAGTCCAAACCAGCGTCACTTTTAAGGGAGTAATATTATTAACAACCTCGATAGTATAATTATGGGATTCACCGGTGTATAAACCAATGTTATTTCTAACATCCCAAACCCATACATTACGGTTGTCTCCGTCAAAATAGACCGAGTTTTCAAGTCTGATCAGACCCCATCCTTCATCGTCGCTTGGATAGCCGGCGATTCCGATCATATTAATGGTGGAATTAAGAAGAGTAGCTTTAATAAGCGCTCCGGAGGGTGTGAAGGCATGATGGGGCTGTTTGGTTCCCGAAGGATACCAACCCTCTGTATAATATTGCCTGACCAATGCGGCGCAGGCGGCCGCAGCCGGGGTAGACCAACTTGTGGCGCAAATAGGCGTTGGCCACCCATATATGTTTTGAGCTATCGTAATTGTGCAGTTTGTACCGTTTTGAGCAGAAGTAATAGCGCAACCGGGGGCAAAAAGATCAGGTTTACGGCGTCCGTCCGGAGCTGGTGTTGGCCCAGGATTTCCATCACCGAAATTCATCTCATTTGGATCTACATCACTGGCCCCCACACAGATTGCGTTTTTGGCTGTTCCCGGCGGACCTATATCCTCGCCGACATTGCCTGCAGAACCCAGGACTACATGATCTTCATTGTCCCAAATAAAACGATCCACGTCTTCTGCTGTTTGATCGTATTGTGGAGTAGGTTCATCATGCCAGCTGTTAGTATGAATTCGAGCTCCATCATTTCTGGCCCCATAAAGCCGAGCCAGTACGGTTGGACTACCTCCTCCTCCACTTTCATCATAGGTCAATCGCGCGGCCCAGGCATTACCTCTATTAGCGCCCGTAGCGGAATTATTAGAGTCATCGCCGAGTGCAATACCTGCCACAAAAGTTCCATGTGTTGCCCCGGAAGTGGTTATTGAGGTATGATAGCCCACTACTTTGCGATGATCCGGACGGACCGTGTTATCAGTCGGATCATCGAACATACAATGCGCAATATCAACGCGCGTATCCATTATGCCGATTATTTGACCTTCACCATGAATATCATGATCCCATATAGGTGTCGTCCCAGGTGTTCCTGATTGTAATGTTCCGGCAGTATTACCGTTATCCAGGAAGCTTTCGGGAACTTCTTCTATCCATCTGACACCTGGAATAATAGCAATCTGTAATAGATCGTCCGGTGATGGTAATTGAAAATTAATGCGAATTGGGCCATTGATGGCACGGTCATCCATGATTACTATATCATGGCCGCCCAAGCCTTGGATGGCTGTTTTCACGGCTGTCGTGTCGGCATCATCGAAAAGTTTGGCTCTTAACATCAAATCAGTCATGGCCCGCCTTTCCGGTGTGCGAAATTCTAATGTGCCTATACTTGGAGATATTCTATATGCCGGATGATAAGGACCGTTCCATCTGAAAAACTCAGTTTTTTTAAGACTGTCAATAGTTGCCGCCTCTATTTTTTCCAGATAAGCAAAACCGGAAATGTATTGATCCATCTTAAGGCCGAATTTCTCTTTCAGCATTTCGACCTGCTGACGCGTTAACGGCCGTTTGAATTGTATTATCTGATATGAGGGACCCATTGCCGGCAGTTCCAATCTCAACTCCCGTGGGATAGTTGGGATGCTGTCGAGAGGATCAAAAGTAAATCCCTTCAGTTTAACTCTCAAGTCAAACCTTGTGCTATCTTGTGTCCAACCCAATGATGTAACTAAGATCATGCACAACAAGGTAGTTACGACAAGAATCCATGGTGAAAACTTGAATTTCTTAACAAGTTTTCCCTTAGGTTTCCAGTGCTTCATAAACACCTCCATTGTTACAGTTAATTTAGTTTCTGATTTCTCAATTATCATTCCTCTTTGACAATCGTAATGTCAGGTCAATGATTGTTTAGTCACGATTTTATAAGGCTGTCTAACAATCCGTTTTGCCGCGGGTCGATTTGTTAATGAATGCCTAAAGATGCAAAAACACATCGTTATATAATGGCATACAGGGGTGACAGACTCTGGCAGTGGAACGCAGCTTATCAATCCATACCTCCTTGATTAAAGGTTTTAATTTCGGTTATCCGTTTACAAATCGTTCCGGGTGTTGGGCATATGCGGCATCCATGTCTCCTGCCTTTTCCGCAAAATTTTATCAGTATTGCCGGTATGCACATCCCGCGGCGTTATCATGGCCACACCAGACACTGTGTTCCCCGTAAGTCTTTGCTATTATTAATGCATCTAAAAATGGGGGCTGAGCAATTTTACCACATCCGGCGGACCCTTGATTTTTCTCTATCGATTTTCTTACCTGTCAGACGTTCCCATAACTTGATACCGGCCAGTTTTTCAACAAGTGTGGTCGGAACCAAGAACGTATCTAATGATTGATTAGATTCTTCGTTTGGCATTACAAATGACCACATATGCAAAACACCTCTGTTATTCTCAGTCAAAACAGACTTAAAATATGCGTTTGGTATTGGTATGGTTACTTCATTTGGGTCATCAGCGCCTATACTTTCGACGGGTTGATCAAAATAAAAAATGGGACCACAAATAACATAAGTTTCCAATATTTTTGACTTCGCATCTAAACCCCGGACCTTAGATTCCAATTCTTTCCAGATGTTTCTGTTGAATTGAGGTCTCTGAGGTGACATATTGGATAATAGGAATGTTTCGCTATTTTGTAATTCTGTTTCTCTCTGATTAGCACTGGCGACAAGATGCCCACGATCATAGCCGGAGCCAGCATAATCAACAAGATCGGCGCGAAACATCTCCGGAATTCGATAGTCTGAACGAAAGTTATCCAAACGATCCAGGCCGGGATTATCAGGATCTACGATCTCCAGGGCCCACTTTGCTTGACGAAAATAATATGAATACCCCAGCACATAATACCTGTTAAACATTATTTGGTCTGCTGCCGGCATTCCATATCTGGTTTCGCGTTTCAAATTAGGTAGGTTCATTTATCTTCTCCTTTCGAGGTTTTTTCTAATATAACGTGATACAAGACAACTCGTTTTCACGGTAATTTGACTTACCGAAGAGTCAACAGCAAAAGCCTCACGAGTAGACTGCAAACCTCACCGCATACCTGCTTTTCCTCCTGAAGCATATAGAACCGCTGTAATCCCAATCATCAAAATAAGAAACACACCTGTCAGATTCCGGCAGTGGAAATAGAAAATAAGTCAGTCTTATTTAGTTATCAGTAGTATAGTATTTATCATCTTCGTTGCTTTCTTTCACCATTTTTTTTGCATCAACTCTCACTACCAAATCGCATGTTGT
This window of the Candidatus Zixiibacteriota bacterium genome carries:
- a CDS encoding DNA/RNA non-specific endonuclease — its product is MKRETRYGMPAADQIMFNRYYVLGYSYYFRQAKWALEIVDPDNPGLDRLDNFRSDYRIPEMFRADLVDYAGSGYDRGHLVASANQRETELQNSETFLLSNMSPQRPQFNRNIWKELESKVRGLDAKSKILETYVICGPIFYFDQPVESIGADDPNEVTIPIPNAYFKSVLTENNRGVLHMWSFVMPNEESNQSLDTFLVPTTLVEKLAGIKLWERLTGKKIDREKSRVRRMW